The bacterium genome segment ATGAGTAAAGATGATACGAATTGCGAACTTATACCATTAACCTGAGTTTTACCTCCCTTTATCCGCCCTTTTATCTTTACAGGAGGTTTTCCATTATTCATCAAAGAAATAGCAGAAGCACCTAATTGATTTAAAGCATCTAACAGTGGTTGTACAGGCCTTGTTCTTAAAGATGCATCCCCATCCAAAACAACCTCAAAATTGCCGAGTGAAGCCACCCCTGTTAGAAGATTTAAAGATGTACCAGAATTTGCAAGATAAAGAGGTCCTTCTGGTCTGCTTATTTTCCCTGCAACTCCTTTTACAATCCAGTCCTTACCAGAAGTATCTATCTCTGCACCGAGTTTTATACATCCACGGACAGAAGCGAGTGTATCTTCTGATACCAGAGGGTTTATAAGTTTTGTTATACCTTCCGATAGGGTGCCTATAACTACACCTCTTATAGTATGTGACTTTGACCCTGGAATAACCACTTCTCCTTTTAATCTTTCCGTTGTTCTAACAATTATATCCATATTTTGAAATTATAACATTTACTGTATTTCTTGTTAACAGACCGTTTTTGAGATATAATTGAATTTATGAAAAAAATCAGGATAAACCTTAAAGAGAATAGTTATTTTATTTATGCCGGGTACCCTTTGAACGATATAAAAAAGATATTAATTCCTGAAAAGTATGGAAGAAAAGTGCTTCTATTAAGTGATAATAAAGTATTCCCTTTATATGGACAGCCATTACTGTCCTCTATTGCAAAAGAGAGAGAAGTTATTAAACATATTGTAACATCAGGAGAAAAAGTAAAAACATTAAAAAACGCATTTAACCTTATCAGGAAATGTGCTGAAAACAATATGGAGAGACGTGATACTATCTTAACTTTCGGTGGTGGAGTAATAAGTGATTTAGGTGGTTTTGTTGCCTCAATATATATGAGGGGTATAAATTTTGTTGCAGTACCAACAACACTTCTTGCTCAGGTAGATGCTGCTATCGGTGGAAAAACAGGTGTAAATCTACCTTTAGGAAAAAATCTTGTAGGTACTTTCTATCAACCATCTTTTGTATATATGGACTATAATACACTGTCAACCTTACCGGAGAGAGAAATAAAACAGGGACTTGCAGAAATAATAAAATATGGAGTGATAAAGAGCAAAAAAATCCTTAATCTTTTACAAGAGAAAAACATAGATAAAATAGAAAGATACCTGCCTTCTTTGATTGAGGAGAGCGTAAGAATAAAAAAAGATGTAGTGGAGAAGGACGAGAAAGAAAAAACAGGACTGCGAGAGATTTTGAACTTTGGACATACACTTGGACATGCTATAGAAATTTCTCATCTTTCAAAATTTTCTCATGGAGAGTGTGTATCTCTGGGGATAGCGGGCGAGACATATATATCATGGAAGTTAAATTTCTGTAAAAAAGACACATATTACACAATAAAGGATATATTAAAAAGATACCATCTCCCTTATGATTTTTCTTCCATTAAGACAGATGAAATTTTTGACTATCTTAAATATGATAAAAAAGTTAGAGATGGCAACTTAAGATTTGTTCTTGTTAAGGATATCGGGAAGGTAAAAAGTGGTGTGGTTGTAAAAATGGAAGATGTGAATAAAATTTTGAAGGAGATGATAGAAAATGAAAAATATAGATGAGATACGGAA includes the following:
- the aroB gene encoding 3-dehydroquinate synthase, with amino-acid sequence MKKIRINLKENSYFIYAGYPLNDIKKILIPEKYGRKVLLLSDNKVFPLYGQPLLSSIAKEREVIKHIVTSGEKVKTLKNAFNLIRKCAENNMERRDTILTFGGGVISDLGGFVASIYMRGINFVAVPTTLLAQVDAAIGGKTGVNLPLGKNLVGTFYQPSFVYMDYNTLSTLPEREIKQGLAEIIKYGVIKSKKILNLLQEKNIDKIERYLPSLIEESVRIKKDVVEKDEKEKTGLREILNFGHTLGHAIEISHLSKFSHGECVSLGIAGETYISWKLNFCKKDTYYTIKDILKRYHLPYDFSSIKTDEIFDYLKYDKKVRDGNLRFVLVKDIGKVKSGVVVKMEDVNKILKEMIENEKYR